In Beutenbergia cavernae DSM 12333, the DNA window GCACGAGCCGCGGAGTGGCGCCGCACGTTCGTCAGCCCCTCCTGCACCACCCGGTACGCGGCGCGCGAGACGGCGTCGGCCACCGCGACGCCGTCGGGAACCGTGAGCACGAGGTCGACGGCGATGCCGCCTGCGCGGGTGCGCTCGACGAGCGTGGGGATGGCGTCGAGGTCGGCGCCCGGTGCCCTGGCGCCCGCGTCCGCATCGCCGTCGGCGCGCAGGATCCCGATGAGCGAGCGCACCTCGTCGAGCGACTCGGTGCTCTGCGTGCGGATGTCGAGGAGGGCACGCCGCGCGAGGTCCGGGTCGCGGTCGAGCAGGTGCGCCGCGACGCCCGCCTGCACGGCGATGGCGGACAGCGAGTGGGCGAGGACGTCGTGGAGCTCCCGCGCGAGGCGGAGGCGTTCGTCCGCGAGCGACGTGCGTTCCTCCGCGGCGCGGAGAGCGCGCCGCGCCATGGCCCGGTCCCGCCACGTGCGCAGGAGCAGGCCCACGAGAACCGGGAGCCCGCCGAACGCCAGGGCGGCGCCGGCGGCGGACCACGTCGGTGCGCCGTCCTGGAGCGCCGCGATCACCACGAACCCGACGGCGTACGCGGCGGCCGACGCGTACGCCACCGGTGGTCGCCCGGTCGCCGTCGCGAGCGCGATCACGACGCCGGCGGCGAACAGGATCGGGCCGTGCGCGAATCCGAGCGCGAGGTAGCCGAGCGTGAGGGCGACGGCGAGCGGCGCCGCGATGTGCGGGCGGCGGGCCGCGAGGGGGAGGCACGCGACGACGGCGAGGACCAGCACCAGGGTGCCCAGGCCGAACGAGCGCTCGTCGGACTGGAACCGGTGGGCGCCCCAGGTGCCGGCCACGGTGAAGAACCCGAGCACCAGGGTCGGCACCGTGAGCCGCCGCGCCGGGAACGTCCGGTCGGGCGGCGCGGCCTGCGGAGGGACCATGCTCACGCCGTCACGGTAGACCGCGGGCCGCGGGACGGCGTCGTCCGGTGGTGCCGTGGTTCGTCATCCCCCGGTGCCGTTCGGGCGGCGTCCTCCATGGCATCCGATGCGCGGGAGGTGACCACTGGCCCCCGGAGCGTGACATCGTGGCCGAATGGCCACCTCGCTCCCGCTGTTCCCTGTGGACGGCGCCATGAACAACGCTCGCTGGTGCGACGCCGTCTGCACGGCGCTCGGGCTGCCGAGCTCGACGGGCCGGCGGGTGTGGTCTGCGGGTGGTCGTCCTCCGGCGGGATATCCCGACGCCGTCACGCTGGCCGCCGACGCGACGGTCCCCGAGGTGCTGGACGTGGTTGAGCCGGGCCCCGGCGCCACGGTCAAGGACTCGTTCGCCACGCTCGACCTCGCACCGCAGGGGTTCCACGTCCTGTTCGACGCGCACTGGATCGTCCGACGGTCGGCGCAGAGCGTGCCGACGCACTCGTGGGCGCGCGTGTCGAAGCCGGCGGCGCTCGCCGTCTGGGCGGAGGCTCACGGGGGCGGACCGACGTTCGCGCCGAGCCTCGTCGACCACCCCGACGTCCGGTTCCTCGCGCTCGTCGACGACGGCGCGGTGCGGGCGGGCGTGGTGCTCAGCACCTCGCCTGGCCGGAAGGGGACGGTGGTCGGTGTGTCGAACGTGTTCCACGTCGACGGCGATGTTGCAGCCGTGTGGGCGGACGTCGTCGCGCTCACGGGTCGTGCCTGGCCCGGCGCGCCGCTCGTCGGGTACGAGGCGGACGCCGATCTCGCGCCGGCCCTGGCTGCGGGGTTCGTGGCGGCGGGACCGCTGCGCGTCTGGGCGCGCTGACTCAGCCCGCGGCGTCGGCCCACTCCCGCACGGCGCGCACGGCGGTGGACAGTCGCTCCTTCTCGGCGGCGTCCAGCGTGGGGTTGGCCGCGCGCATCGCGAGAGCGCCCGCGAGGCCGAGCCGGGCATCGCCGTCGACCGCCGCGAGGAACGCCGCTCCCAGCGCCGGCACGGCCGCGAGGGCCGGGCCGGCCTGGGCCGCGAGCTCCGAGTCCGGCGGTGCCACCGCCACCTCCGCGAGGATGAGCGCCGTCATCGCGACGTCGAGGTCGGCGGTCCCGAGCCGCGCGTTCGCCCAGTCGATGAGCACGGGCCCACGCTCGGGGTCGAGCATGACGTTGTCCGGATGCAGATCGAGATGGACGACGACGTCGCCCGGCTCGCGCGGGCCGGCAGGTGCGGGCAGGGCGTGCAGCCGGTCGTGGAGGTCCGCGAGGAGGTGGGCGGCCTCGTCGGGCCGTGCGTCGCCGGCGACCAGCGCTCCGAGCATCGTCGGGCCCGCCACCCGGGCCATCACGAGGTCGGGTCCGTGCGCCTCGACCACCGCGGGCGCGGGGAACCCGTGCTCGGCGACGTGCGCCTGGATCTCGGCCTCACGCTCGGCGTCGTAGCCGTCGCGGTAGCGACGCAGCACGAGGCCGTCGCCCAGGTCGTAGACGTCGGCCGTGCGGCCGCGGCCGAGGAGGTTCGCGGCAGAGGCGAGGCGACCCGCTCCGCCACTCACCGCAGCACCTCGGCGAGCGCCGGCAGCGCCCGCGGGTCCGTCTGCACGATGAGCGTGGTGACGACGGTGGTGCGCCACTCCTCGAGCTGGGCGGCGACGTCGAGCGGCGTGCCGGCGAGCGCGACGTCGAGCACGAGGTCGGTCGGGACCGCGGCGGCCGCGGCCGCGCGATCGCCGGCCGCGTACAGCCGCGTGATCTTCTCGATCGGGTCCGCGTACCCGAGTCGCGCGATCGCGGCGCGGTGGAAGTTCGTGGCCGCCGAGCCCATGCCGCCGACGTACAGCGCGATCTGGGGCCGCAGCCGGTCGGCCGCCTCCTCCACGTCCCTGCCGAGGGCCACGGGTACGGACGCGCTCACCTCGAAGTGCTCGCGTCCGGCGAGGTGCGGGTCGCGGCGGGCGAAGCCGTCCTCGAGAGCCTCGGCGGCGTCCTCGTTGAGCCGCGGGGAGAAGAAGGCGGGCAGCCAGCCGTCGGCGATCTCGGCGGCGAGGGCCGTGTTCCGCGGACCCTGCGCCGCGAGGTGGATCGGCAGATCGGCGCGGAGCGGGTGCACCGTCGACCGCAGAGGTTTGCCCTCGCCGGTCGCACCGACGGCGTCGTCCGGCAGCGGCAGGGGATAGGCGGGACCGGGCGCCGTCACGGGGGCCTCGCGACGCAGCACGTCGCGCACGATCTTCAGGTACTCGCGGGTGCGGGCGAGCGGCCGGGCGTACGGCTGGCCGTACCAGCCCTCGACGACCTGCGGGCCGGACGCACCCAGGCCCAGGATGAAGCGGCCGCCCGAAAGGTGGTCGAGGGTGAGGGCGGCCATCGCCGTCGCCGTCGGGGTGCGGGCGGACATCTGCGCGATGCCGGTGCCGAGGCGCACGCGCTGCGTGGTCGATCCCCACCAGGCGAGCGGCGTGAAGGCGTCGGAGCCGTAGGCCTCCGCCGTCCACACGGAGTCGAGGCCGAGCTCGTCGGCCAGGCGGACGGCGTCCGCGGCCCCGGGTGGTGGGCCGGCGGACCAGTAGCCCGTGTGGAAGCCGAACCTCATCGCCTCGGGTCTCCTCGCCGTCGTCCCGCTCACCGTAGGTGATCAGCGTCGAGGTAGTACTGACCGGACGAGGTAGTAGTTCCGTGCCTCTACCTCATCCTTTCGGTTCTACCTCGACGTCTGCCCGCCCGCCGCGGAGCGCCTTGTTCTAGTAGAATACGAACATGTTGCGACTCGACACCGCGTCTGCGGTCCCGTTCGCCGACCAGATCGCTGCGCAGGTGCGGCACGGCCTCGTCACGGGAGAGCTGCGGCCCGGGTCACGCCTGCCGTCGGCGCGCGAGCTGGGCGCGATGCTCGACGTCAACCTCCACACCGTCCTGCGGGCCTACCAGCAGCTCCGGGACGAGGAGCTGCTCGAGCTCCGCCGCGGACGCGGCGCGACGATCCGCGCGGGAGCCGCGGTCGACCGGGCACGGCTCGGCGAGCTCGCTCGCGACCTGCTCGCCGAGGCGCGACGACTCGGGATGACGACCGACGCCGTCGTCGCCCTCGTCCGTGACGCCGCCCGCACCTCACCCTCGTCCTTCGGGAGGACTCCATGACCACGCCGGACCGCCCCGCCGCCCGCGTGCCCGAGGCCCGCGTGGTGCGGCCCGCGCCGTGGCGGCGGCCGCTCGCCCTGGGGCTGGTGTGGCTGCCGGTGGTGCTGCTCGCGGTCCTCGGCTCGGTGTGGTTGCCGCGCCTGCCGGACGTCACCGCGTCCCATTGGTCGGGCTCCGGCGCCGCGGACGGGTTCACGGCGTCGGTCCCGTTCTGGGCCTGGACGACGGCGGTCGCCGCGGCGATCGCCGCCGTCGCCACGATCGTGGCGTACGCCCGGCGGGTGCTGCCGTTCGTCGCGGTCTGGTGCGTGGTGGGCGGGGCGTTCGTGACGGCGCTCGCCGCGCTGCTGTGGACGGCGTCGGCCGCCGCGACTCTTCGGGCGCCGGGCCCGGAACAGGCGCTGCTCGGAGCCGGCGGCGTGGCTGCCCTGTTCGTGCCGTTCGCCTGGGCCGGGCTCGCGTTCCTCGCCCACGGCCGTCCCGCGGTCGTGCGCCCGGAGCCCGCGTCGATCGAGCCGCTGCCGCTCGCGGACACCGAGCGCGCCGCGTGGTCGACGACGCTCACGAGCCGGATGTTCCTGTACCTCGCGGCTGGAGTCGGCGTGCTCGGTGGACTGATGACGTTCTCCGCGGCGAACGGAAATCCGGAGACCAGAGGCATCTTCGTGCCTCTGGCGGTGCTCTTCGTCGGAGTCGCCTTCATGCTCCTTGTCCTGGCCAGGGTCCGCGTGAGCGTCGACGGCCGCGGCCTGCGCCTGACGTCGTGGCTCGGGTTCCCGGTCACGCGGATCCCGCTCGACGACGTCGCCGCCGCCCGGGCGGAGCAGCTCGAGCCGGGCGAGTGGGGTGGCTGGGGCTACCGATGGATGCCTGGGCGCACGGCGTTCGTGCTGCGGCGCGGGCCGGCGCTCGTCGTCGACCGGCGCGACGGGCGCCAGTTCGCCGTCACGCTG includes these proteins:
- a CDS encoding GntR family transcriptional regulator, whose translation is MLRLDTASAVPFADQIAAQVRHGLVTGELRPGSRLPSARELGAMLDVNLHTVLRAYQQLRDEELLELRRGRGATIRAGAAVDRARLGELARDLLAEARRLGMTTDAVVALVRDAARTSPSSFGRTP
- a CDS encoding LLM class F420-dependent oxidoreductase, with product MRFGFHTGYWSAGPPPGAADAVRLADELGLDSVWTAEAYGSDAFTPLAWWGSTTQRVRLGTGIAQMSARTPTATAMAALTLDHLSGGRFILGLGASGPQVVEGWYGQPYARPLARTREYLKIVRDVLRREAPVTAPGPAYPLPLPDDAVGATGEGKPLRSTVHPLRADLPIHLAAQGPRNTALAAEIADGWLPAFFSPRLNEDAAEALEDGFARRDPHLAGREHFEVSASVPVALGRDVEEAADRLRPQIALYVGGMGSAATNFHRAAIARLGYADPIEKITRLYAAGDRAAAAAAVPTDLVLDVALAGTPLDVAAQLEEWRTTVVTTLIVQTDPRALPALAEVLR
- a CDS encoding phosphotransferase, yielding MSGGAGRLASAANLLGRGRTADVYDLGDGLVLRRYRDGYDAEREAEIQAHVAEHGFPAPAVVEAHGPDLVMARVAGPTMLGALVAGDARPDEAAHLLADLHDRLHALPAPAGPREPGDVVVHLDLHPDNVMLDPERGPVLIDWANARLGTADLDVAMTALILAEVAVAPPDSELAAQAGPALAAVPALGAAFLAAVDGDARLGLAGALAMRAANPTLDAAEKERLSTAVRAVREWADAAG
- a CDS encoding sensor histidine kinase — protein: MVPPQAAPPDRTFPARRLTVPTLVLGFFTVAGTWGAHRFQSDERSFGLGTLVLVLAVVACLPLAARRPHIAAPLAVALTLGYLALGFAHGPILFAAGVVIALATATGRPPVAYASAAAYAVGFVVIAALQDGAPTWSAAGAALAFGGLPVLVGLLLRTWRDRAMARRALRAAEERTSLADERLRLARELHDVLAHSLSAIAVQAGVAAHLLDRDPDLARRALLDIRTQSTESLDEVRSLIGILRADGDADAGARAPGADLDAIPTLVERTRAGGIAVDLVLTVPDGVAVADAVSRAAYRVVQEGLTNVRRHSAARAARVRVTGDTAGLTISVHDGGPPAAGESSPGSSAGWGLRGMRERVEQLGGTVEAGPDSDGGFTVRVRLPYAAAREGTS